In bacterium, one genomic interval encodes:
- a CDS encoding M20 family metallopeptidase: MDATEVRKQIELLQPRLVEWRRSLHRIPEISFDLPRTESALRGFLEQEGIGLQPGYDGPGVVALIEGGAGNGPVVAIRADIDALEIQEVPGRPYGSTHPGRMHACGHDAHAAMALGAALFLQRNREKWGGTLKVLFQPAEETMGGAQRMLECGAFGNPSPDFVLGLHIGNIFEELTVGQVGVGYIPIMAAVDSFNCTMTAAGGHGAYPHTTADPVLAASSAITQLHTVVSRSVDPIDTAVITVGEIHGGNARNIIPTEVTFRGTVRTLRDGVRDLLEARIREVLEYTANVHRCGYEFNYTRINPVVQNNPRVSDLVRQAALDLLGEAEVRTLVKPSLGGEDVAFFLTRTPGCYFGLSAHNPEAGFLSHHHCPVFDIDEAVLWRGSAVFSLSALRLFGGALKD, from the coding sequence CGAGTCCGCCCTGCGCGGTTTCCTGGAGCAGGAGGGGATCGGCCTTCAGCCGGGCTACGACGGCCCCGGGGTGGTGGCCCTGATCGAAGGGGGCGCCGGCAACGGCCCGGTGGTGGCGATCCGCGCCGACATCGACGCCCTGGAGATACAGGAGGTGCCAGGGCGGCCCTACGGCAGCACCCATCCGGGCAGGATGCACGCCTGCGGGCATGACGCCCACGCGGCGATGGCCCTGGGCGCGGCCCTGTTCCTGCAGCGTAACCGGGAAAAGTGGGGCGGCACGCTTAAAGTTCTGTTCCAGCCCGCCGAGGAGACCATGGGCGGAGCGCAGCGCATGCTCGAATGCGGGGCGTTCGGGAACCCGAGCCCGGATTTCGTGCTCGGCCTGCATATCGGCAATATCTTCGAGGAACTCACGGTGGGCCAGGTGGGCGTGGGCTACATCCCGATCATGGCCGCGGTGGACTCGTTCAACTGCACGATGACAGCCGCCGGGGGCCACGGGGCCTACCCGCACACCACCGCCGACCCGGTCCTGGCCGCCAGTTCCGCGATCACCCAGCTTCACACCGTGGTCAGCCGCAGCGTCGACCCCATCGACACCGCGGTGATCACGGTGGGCGAAATCCACGGCGGCAACGCCAGGAACATAATCCCCACCGAGGTCACGTTCCGCGGCACTGTGCGCACCCTGCGCGACGGCGTGCGCGACCTGCTGGAGGCCCGTATCCGTGAGGTGCTGGAGTACACGGCCAATGTCCACCGCTGCGGCTACGAGTTCAACTACACCCGGATCAACCCGGTGGTGCAGAACAACCCGCGGGTGAGCGACCTGGTGCGCCAGGCCGCGCTGGACCTGCTGGGCGAGGCCGAGGTGCGCACGCTGGTCAAGCCCAGCCTGGGCGGCGAGGACGTGGCCTTTTTCCTGACCCGCACCCCGGGCTGTTATTTCGGGCTGAGCGCCCACAACCCCGAGGCGGGTTTCCTGAGCCACCACCACTGCCCGGTGTTCGACATCGACGAGGCGGTGCTCTGGCGCGGCTCGGCCGTGTTCTCGCTCAGCGCGCTGCGCCTGTTCGGCGGGGCGCTGAAAGATTAG